TGAGTGCATCATTAGGGGCCATACCTCAAACGACCCTTCTCCCTGATGAAAATCTGCGTTGTGGAATCGGAGCCGGTGCTTACGCCAATCAGTGGGCTGGTTCATTTGGATGTGCAGTGAAAATGCAGGAACGTTTTTTCCTCAATGCAGGTCTGGCTTCTACTACAACTAATACGCTTGGCGGTCCATTGATGGGCCGGGTTGGATTCTCATTTGGCTTTGGTGGCAGCCCACCCAAGGCTCAATCTGAGCAGCTCTCGTCTATCCCTGGAATGAATGGGTTGACTGTGTCCGCTCAAGAATATATGGGAGCGGGTGTCGATATTCCTGCTTTGGATAAGTCCTCTGATCAGGTTGAGTCAACTGTGGTAGCTGCCCTTCGAACACAAGATTCCTCTGACATTCAAGTGCTTCGTGATCGTCTTGCTGAGCTCGAAGCGGAAATCAAGCGTTTGAATTCAACAAGTGTTGGCGATGCTAATCAACGCATTGCAACTCTGGAAATTCTTCTTGAAGAGAAGAAAGAAAGCGAGCGCCGTCTTCTGACGATGCTTTCTGAGATGAAGTCTCGCCTGGATGATCAACGGATCATGATTGATCGGCTTATGAAACGTATGGATTCTGAAGATGCTCAGCAAGCCTCTTGATTGGTTTGACCATTCAATTGCTGTGATTGATCGCGATTGAATTCCCTATGGGCAAGTGTCTCATCAGTACTCATCGGTTTTTCTACCTTTTGCTCTTGATTACAGGCTCTAAGGTTTGAATTTTTTGATCGCACTATTCTCTTTGGTATGGGGCTCATCGAATAGTTATCCTTCTGCCATCTCATAAAAAAGCCCCACTTCGCAGTGGGGCAGAATGACGATCGAAATTTCTGACTTCGATTGGGTTTGATCGCGGAGATCAGTCGAGGTCTGGCATTGCCAGAGAAGGCTCTGCCGAACGGTCGATTCCCTTTTCGAAACCGGCAGCGGCAGCGCGGGCGCGGCCTGCGTGCCAGAGGTGACCCACCAGGAAGAAGAAGGCGAGCACGAACTGAGTCGCAGACAACCACTGGCGAATGTTCACGAAGTTCACTGAGTTGGGCTCAGTGATGATGCCGCCAACGGAATTCAGTGAAGCGTTGGGGGCGTGGGTCATGTACTCAGCAGCACGACGAACCTGCCAGGGTTGGATGTCGTTCTGCAGCTTGTCGAGACTTAGACCGTTGGGACCGCGCAATGGCTCAAGCCATGGACCACGGAAATCCCAGAAACGCATCGTTTCTCCACCGAAGATGATCTCACCGGTCGGTGAACGCATCAAGTACTTACCAAGACCGGTGGGGCCCATGGCGGAACCGATATTGGCGCCGAGGCGCTGGTCTCTCACCAGGAAGGTGAAGCTCTGCGCCTGGGAGGATTCGGCGTTGGTGGGGCCGTAGAACTCCGAGGGATAGGCGGTGTTGTTGAACCAGATGAAGGCCGAGGCAATGAAGCTCATGAAGCTCAGAGCACCAAGGCTGTAGCTGAGATAAGCCTCTCCATTCCAGATGAAGGCGCGACGCACCCAGCCGAAAGGCTTGGTTGTGACGTGCCAGATGCCACCGAAAATGCAGGTCAGGCCAAGCCAGATGTGCCCACCGATGATGTCCTCCATTGAGTTCACACCGATGATCCAGCCTTCACCACCGAAGGGGGCCCGGAACAGATAACCGAAGATCACTCCCGGATCGAGAGTCGGGTTGGTGATTAGGCGAACATCTCCACCACCGGGAGCCCAGGTGTCGTAAACGCCACCGAAGAACATGGCCTTGAAGACCAAGAGCAGACAGCCGACCCCAAGAAGAATCAGGT
This window of the Synechococcus sp. UW179A genome carries:
- a CDS encoding YadA-like family protein; translation: SASLGAIPQTTLLPDENLRCGIGAGAYANQWAGSFGCAVKMQERFFLNAGLASTTTNTLGGPLMGRVGFSFGFGGSPPKAQSEQLSSIPGMNGLTVSAQEYMGAGVDIPALDKSSDQVESTVVAALRTQDSSDIQVLRDRLAELEAEIKRLNSTSVGDANQRIATLEILLEEKKESERRLLTMLSEMKSRLDDQRIMIDRLMKRMDSEDAQQAS
- the psbC gene encoding photosystem II reaction center protein CP43, translating into METPFNSGLIATGGKDLDSTGYAWWAGNARLINLSGRLLGAHVAHAGLMVFWAGAMMLFEVSHFTFDKPMYEQGLILFPHVATLGYGVGPGGEVTDLYPFFVVGVLHLISSAVLGLGGLYHALRGPEILENYSTFFSQDWRDKNQMTNIIGYHLILLGVGCLLLVFKAMFFGGVYDTWAPGGGDVRLITNPTLDPGVIFGYLFRAPFGGEGWIIGVNSMEDIIGGHIWLGLTCIFGGIWHVTTKPFGWVRRAFIWNGEAYLSYSLGALSFMSFIASAFIWFNNTAYPSEFYGPTNAESSQAQSFTFLVRDQRLGANIGSAMGPTGLGKYLMRSPTGEIIFGGETMRFWDFRGPWLEPLRGPNGLSLDKLQNDIQPWQVRRAAEYMTHAPNASLNSVGGIITEPNSVNFVNIRQWLSATQFVLAFFFLVGHLWHAGRARAAAAGFEKGIDRSAEPSLAMPDLD